The Cryptosporangium minutisporangium region CCACCGGCCAGCAGGATCGCCAGCACCGCGACGACCATCTCGCCCGAGCGGGGCAGGCTGACGCCGACGACCTCCTCCGGACGCAGCCCGGCCTGCCGCAGCTCGCGCGCCAGCTGGAACGCCCGCTCGCTGAGTTCGCGGTAGGTGAGCCGGACGCCGTCCGGCGCGACGAGCGCGAGCGCGTCCGGGGTCGCGGCGAGCTGGGCGACGAACCGCGCCGGAACCGCGCTGGTGGACGACGGGGTCGCGGGCGAGGCGGCGTTGTTCCACGACGCCAGCATTTCTAACCTCTCGGCACGCACCTCGTCACTCAGGGTGACCGGGACGGCCGCTGCGGAGGAGGGCTGCATGGTGTCCTGCCAATCGGTCGGAGCTGTGGCCCCGGCCGCGGACCGCAGAGCGGCCAGCGGCGGGGGTCAGGGGTGGATCTCGGACTTACTGCACCGGCGCGGGGGTCCGTCCTTCCCACGCCTGCCAGAGCTGCGCGTACCGGCCGCCGGCCGCGACGAGTTCGGCGTGCGAGCCGTGCTCGACAGTCCGGCCGTGCTCCAGCACGACGATGCGGTCCGCCGACGCGGCCTGGGTGAGCCGGTGCGCGACGACGAGCGTCGTGCGGTCGGCGGTCGCGGCCACCGCCGACTCCTCCAGCGCCCGGGCCCCGGCACTACCGGCCTCCGCGGTGGCCTCGTCGAGGATCGCGATCGCCGGGTCGAGCAGGACCAGCCGGGCGAGCGCGAGCTGCTGCGCCTGGGCCGCCGTCAGCTCGTGGCCACCCTCGCCGACCGCGGTGTCCAGGCCGTCCTCCAGGGTCTCGACCCAGGTCAGCGCGCCGACGGTCCGCAGTGCCGCGACCGCGTCGTCGCGAGTGGCGTCCGGCGCGGCCAGCCGGAGGTCCTCCAGCAGCGTGCCGGCGAACACGTGGGTCTCCTGGCTGATGATCGCCACGTGCCGCCGCAGCTGATCCGGCGGCAGCTCGGTGACCGGGACGCCACCGACGAGCGCGGCTCCCCGCTCCGGACGCAATGCCCCGGACGCGATCAACGCGAGCGTCGACTTGCCGGCTCCGGTCGACCCGACCAGCGCGACCCGCTCGCCGGGCTCGACCCGGAAGCCGACGCTGAACAGCACCTGGTGGGTGCCGTCATAGGTGAAGTCGATGTCCGAGAGCTCCAGCGACGCGTCGGCCGGCACCCGGGCGGCGGACGGCTCGGGTTCGGACGGCATGGTGATGACGCCGACCAGCCGCGCGAGGCTCGCGCCGCCGGCCTGGATCCGGTCGAAGCTGAACAGCAGCATGCCGATCGGGTTGAACAGCCGGTGGAACAGCACCGCCGCCGCCGAGGTCTGGCCGACCGTGACCGCGCCGTTCTCCACCAGCCAGAATCCGATGACGAGGATCGCAGCCAGCCCGAAGAACTCGGCCCGGTTGACCCGGCCGACGAACCGGGTGAAGAGTGTGAAGACCGAGATCGACACGTCCCGGGCCCGCTCCGACGCCGTCGTGATCTCGCCGAGGTGGCGCTGCTCCAGCCGGTAGGCGTGCACGGTCGGCAGCCCCTGCGCGCTGTCGACGAGCAGCTGGCCGCGCTCGGCGATCGCTTCTCGTTCGGCCTTGTATCCGGGTGCGGATCGGGGCAGGTACCAGCGCAGGGCGATCACGTAGAGCGGCACCGCGACCGCGCCGGCCAGCCCGAGCCGCCAGTCGATCCCGGCCATCGCCGCCAGGCTCAACACGCCGAGCAGCAGCGACGAGACCATGATCGGCACGGTCTCGGAGACCGCCTGCCCGATCGTCGCGACGTCGGCACCGACCCGGGACAGCAGGTCACCCTTGCCGGCCCGCTCCAGCACCGGCGTCGGCAGCGTGAGCGCCCGGCCGACGACCTTCTCCCGCAGGTCGGCGAGGATCCGGCCGCACAGCCGCGCGATCAGCAGCGTCGACAGTCCGGTCGCGGCACCGCCGAGCAGCGCGGCCACCACCACGATGATCGTCACCCGGACGATGACCGACGTGTCCGCGCCCGCGCGCACCTGGTCGACCAGGTACCCCAGCACGTACACCGGCACGACCGACGACGCCGCGGCGACCAGGCCGATGATCAGCGTTCCGAGTCCGTCCAGCCGCCGGGTGCGCAGCTCGCTCCACAACCAGGCGCCGGTCTTACCGGCACTGGCGACCGGAAGGATGTCCCGACTCTCACTCATCCCCGTGTTCAACTCAGTACCGTTTTCCGGTTCGCCGCCGTTCGAACCCGCACTCATCGCAACACCGTTTTCCGGTAAGTCTCGTGGTCGGCGCCGAGTTCGGCGTGGGTGCCCTCCGCGACGATCCGGCCGTTCTCCAGGACGACGACGCGGTCGGTGATCGCCATCAGCGCCGGGCTGCTGGCGACCAGGACCGTCGTGTGCCGCGCCGCAGCGTCCTCGTGACGCAGGGCGCGGACGCCCTGGGCGATGACGTGCTCGGTGACCGAGTCCATCGCGGTGGTCGGGTCGTGCAGCACGAGGACCTGCGACCGCACCAGCAGCGCCCGGGCCAGCGCGACCCGCTGCCGCTGACCACCGGACAGGTTCGCGCCCCGCTCGACGATGACGTGGTCCAGCCCCTCCGGGTGCGCCGAGATCACCTCGTCGGCGGCGGAGCCGCGCAGGACGGCGTCGAAGAGCTCCCGCTCGTGGTCGTCGGCTCGGGCCAGCACGTTGTGTTCGATCGTGCCGCCGAACAGGTCGGACTTGTGCGGCTGGACCAGCAGCGCGGCGCGGGCGACGTCGAGGTCGAGCTCGTGCAGCGGACTGCCGCCGAGGAGCACCGAGCCCTCGTACTCCTCCGGCGCGACCCGGCCGGAGAGGAGCTTCACCAGCGCCTCGCCCTCGGTCGGCTGGGTGGCGACGATGCCGACCACCTCACCCGGTTCGAGCGTGAGATCCAACCCGTCCAGCGGCCCGAACCGCAGCCCGGTCAGTTCGACCCGGACCGCGTCCGCTGCGAGCGGCCGGTCGGCCGGCGGCAGGAGCGGCTCGGCGTCCACCACCATCGCGACCCGCTCGGCGGACGCGCGGGCCTCCGCCACCCAGCTCGGAACGATCGCGAGCAGGCTGAACGGCTCGGTCAGGAACTGGGCGAGCCCGATCACCGTGATCAGCTCGCCGACCGAGATCCGGCCGGTGAGCGCGAAGTACCCGGCGAGCACCGCGACACCGCACGCGAGCAGCGTGGAGAGCGTCGTGGACGCGGCCAGGTAGCCGCCCTGGGTACGGGCGGCCCGTAGCTGCGCGGTCAGCGAGAGCCGGCTGACCCGGTGGTACCGCTCGGACGCCGCCCGCTCGGCACCGAGGCCTCGCAGCGGACGCACCCCGCTGACCAGGTCGGTGGCGAGCGACGTCGCCTTGCCGGCCAGCTCCTGCTGACTGGCGACCCGCTTGGTGATCAGCGGCGAGGTCAGCTGCAGGCCGACGAGTACGACCGGTGTCCCGACCAGCACGAGCAGCCCGAGCGGGACGTCGATGACGAACAGTGCCACCGCGCCGACCACCGTCGCGACGATCGCCCCGGCGATCCGCGGGATGTAGTCCAGCAGGTAAGAGGTGTTGTCCGCGTCCGAGGTGGAGACCGTGAGCAGCTCACCGGCCGGGAGCTCGGTACGGATGCCGCGCGGGTTGAGGATCTTGCCCGACACCTCCAGCCGCAGCTGGTGCGCCTCCTCGGCGATCGCCAGCATCAGCTGCCGGGCACCGAACCGGTAGACCAGCGTCAGCACCGTGAACAGGCCGGCGAGCACCGCCACCCAGACACCGAGGCTGCCCCGGTCGCCGGTGGCCACCGCACGGTCGACGATCACGCCGATGAGGATCGGCACCAGCGTCTCGCAGACCTGGTGCGCACAGATCAGCAGCGACCCGAGCGTCAACCGGCGCCCGTTGCGGGTCACCGCACGGAGCAGCACCCGGCGCCCCGGTGTCCCTGCCTTCGACCGACCCGGCTTCGCAGCATCGGTCGGTGGTTCAGCCGAACCCATTACTTCCCCTTCGTCCACCCCGGCGTGAAACGGACCGCGTCTAGGAGGCGCGGGACATGCTCTCCCGCAGGCTGCGCGGCCGCAGATCGGTCCAGTTGGCCTCGACGTAGGCCAGGCAGTCGGCCCGGCTCGCGCCGCCGTCCGCGCCGAACACGACCCGCCATCCGGCCGGCACCGCGGCGAACGTCGGCCAGAGCGAGTGCTGGTCCTCGTCGTTCACCAGCACGCTGAACCGGCCGTTCTCGTCGTCGAAGGGATTACTCGACATGATGATGCATCTCCTCCCGGTAGGAAAACGTCGCCACGGTGGTCACTGCGTGCGAGCTGCGCGCGCGAGCATCCACGCGAAGTACGCCCCGCCGATGGTCACGGTGACCACGCCGACGGGGAGTTGGGTCGGCGCGAACGCGTGCTGCGCCAGCCAGTCGCTGACGATCAGCAGCAGCGCGCCCATCGCCGCGGAGGGCGCCAGCGCGATCCCGGCCGACCCGGTGAGCCGCTGGGCGAGCTGCGGTGCGGAGAGCGCGACGAACGCGATCGGTCCGGCGGCCGCGGTCGCCACCGCGATCAACGCGACGCCGAGCACGAGGTACGCGAGGCGGGCCCGCTCCACCCGGACGCCGAGCCCGGTCGCTATCTCGTCGCCCATCTCCAGGAGCAGGAGCCGCTGTCCGCCGAGCGCGAGCGCGGCCGTGAGCACCGCCAGCAGGCCCAGTACCGGCGGCACCTGCGTCCAGTCCAGGCCGTTGAGGCTGCCCTGGCCCCAGATCGAGGCCGCGTAGGCGGCCTGCAGGTCGACCTTGATGATGAACCAGTGATTGATCGACGTCAGGATCGCGCTCACCGCGATGCCGACGATGATCAGCCGGAACCCCTGGACGCCGCGGCGGTAGGCGAGCAGGTACACGGTGAACGTGGTGGCCAGGCAGCCGACCAGCGCGCCGGCCGCCACCTGGAAGTACCCGTTGCCGATGAAGACCGTGACGACGAGGACGCCGGTGAACGCGCCGGTGGTGAGGCCGATGATGTCCGGGCTGCCGAGGGGATTGCGGGTCAGCGCCTGGAAGATCGCGCCGGAGAGCCCGAGCGCGGCGCCGATCGTGAGCGCGAGCAGCACCCGCGGCAACCGCAGGTCGAGCACGACCAGCTCGGCGATCGTGGAGCCGCGGCCCACCAGCGCGGCGAGCACCTCCCCCGGCGAGAGGACGACGTCCCCGGTGCCCAGCGACAGCACGGCGGTGGCGAACGACAGAACGACGAGGATGACGGAGACGACCACCGTCCGCACCCGGTAGCGCAGCGAGAACGCCCGCCCAGGTCGGAGGGCGACGAACGGCAGCGTGCCGGTTCGGCCAGTCGCGGTGCGCTCGGTCACGGTCCGCTCACCACCTTGCGGGTGCGGATCCACCAGATGAGCACGGGCGCCCCGATGAACGCG contains the following coding sequences:
- a CDS encoding ABC transporter ATP-binding protein, producing the protein MSESRDILPVASAGKTGAWLWSELRTRRLDGLGTLIIGLVAAASSVVPVYVLGYLVDQVRAGADTSVIVRVTIIVVVAALLGGAATGLSTLLIARLCGRILADLREKVVGRALTLPTPVLERAGKGDLLSRVGADVATIGQAVSETVPIMVSSLLLGVLSLAAMAGIDWRLGLAGAVAVPLYVIALRWYLPRSAPGYKAEREAIAERGQLLVDSAQGLPTVHAYRLEQRHLGEITTASERARDVSISVFTLFTRFVGRVNRAEFFGLAAILVIGFWLVENGAVTVGQTSAAAVLFHRLFNPIGMLLFSFDRIQAGGASLARLVGVITMPSEPEPSAARVPADASLELSDIDFTYDGTHQVLFSVGFRVEPGERVALVGSTGAGKSTLALIASGALRPERGAALVGGVPVTELPPDQLRRHVAIISQETHVFAGTLLEDLRLAAPDATRDDAVAALRTVGALTWVETLEDGLDTAVGEGGHELTAAQAQQLALARLVLLDPAIAILDEATAEAGSAGARALEESAVAATADRTTLVVAHRLTQAASADRIVVLEHGRTVEHGSHAELVAAGGRYAQLWQAWEGRTPAPVQ
- a CDS encoding ABC transporter ATP-binding protein — translated: MGSAEPPTDAAKPGRSKAGTPGRRVLLRAVTRNGRRLTLGSLLICAHQVCETLVPILIGVIVDRAVATGDRGSLGVWVAVLAGLFTVLTLVYRFGARQLMLAIAEEAHQLRLEVSGKILNPRGIRTELPAGELLTVSTSDADNTSYLLDYIPRIAGAIVATVVGAVALFVIDVPLGLLVLVGTPVVLVGLQLTSPLITKRVASQQELAGKATSLATDLVSGVRPLRGLGAERAASERYHRVSRLSLTAQLRAARTQGGYLAASTTLSTLLACGVAVLAGYFALTGRISVGELITVIGLAQFLTEPFSLLAIVPSWVAEARASAERVAMVVDAEPLLPPADRPLAADAVRVELTGLRFGPLDGLDLTLEPGEVVGIVATQPTEGEALVKLLSGRVAPEEYEGSVLLGGSPLHELDLDVARAALLVQPHKSDLFGGTIEHNVLARADDHERELFDAVLRGSAADEVISAHPEGLDHVIVERGANLSGGQRQRVALARALLVRSQVLVLHDPTTAMDSVTEHVIAQGVRALRHEDAAARHTTVLVASSPALMAITDRVVVLENGRIVAEGTHAELGADHETYRKTVLR
- a CDS encoding MbtH family protein; its protein translation is MSSNPFDDENGRFSVLVNDEDQHSLWPTFAAVPAGWRVVFGADGGASRADCLAYVEANWTDLRPRSLRESMSRAS
- a CDS encoding FecCD family ABC transporter permease, which gives rise to MTERTATGRTGTLPFVALRPGRAFSLRYRVRTVVVSVILVVLSFATAVLSLGTGDVVLSPGEVLAALVGRGSTIAELVVLDLRLPRVLLALTIGAALGLSGAIFQALTRNPLGSPDIIGLTTGAFTGVLVVTVFIGNGYFQVAAGALVGCLATTFTVYLLAYRRGVQGFRLIIVGIAVSAILTSINHWFIIKVDLQAAYAASIWGQGSLNGLDWTQVPPVLGLLAVLTAALALGGQRLLLLEMGDEIATGLGVRVERARLAYLVLGVALIAVATAAAGPIAFVALSAPQLAQRLTGSAGIALAPSAAMGALLLIVSDWLAQHAFAPTQLPVGVVTVTIGGAYFAWMLARAARTQ